The region GCAAAATACCAGAAGAAGATCTGCAAGAGCGGCGGAATATTGCGGAATGTTTCGATATAGATGGTGGACAGTTTACGTAACAGCCAGTTGTCGGACAGGCGAGCCAGGCCGACGATAAACCCCAGCAGCGAGGCGCAGACAATACAAATAGCCGAGACCAGCAGCGTGTTCAGCAAACCGACGACAAAGACGCGGGCGTAGGTATCGCCTTGCTCATAGTCAATCAGGTGCTGAACAATACCAAAGCCGGCACTGTTATTCAGAAAGGCGAAACCTGACGTAATCCCGCGCTGCGCCAGATTGGTTACCGTGTTGTGCAGCAGATAACCGACGGTAGCCACGACGATGACGACCGCCAGGATTTGATACAACCAGGCGCGCACCGCTGGATTAGTCAGTGATAAATCACCTTTCACGGTTGGGCGTTGCAGCATGTTGGAGCCTCAGTGACAGATAAAGCAAGGGCACGGCTGGTTCGCAGCACGTGCCCGGTTTTACATCAGAAATCAGCGAATGGCAGGGGCGTACTGGATGCCGCCTTTGTTCCACAGTTCGTTCAGGCCACGTTTGATTTTCAGCTCACTGCCTTGACCCACGTTGCGCTCAAACACTTCGCCGTAGTTACCCACCTGTTTGACGATTTTGTACGCCCAGTCGGCCGGCAGTTTCAGGTCTTTGCCGTAGTTGCCTTCTTTGCCCAGCAGGTGCGACATGTCCGGGGTAGTCGGTTTGGCGGCCATCTGGTCGACGTTCTGAGAGGTGATGCCCATCTCTTCGGCATTCAGCATGGCGAACAGCGTCCAGCGGACAATCGCGTACCAGTCTTCGTCACCGCGACGTACTACCGGTCCCAGCGGTTCTTTGGAGATCACTTCCGGCAGTACCACGAAGTCAGCCGGTTTGCCCAGTTTGATACGCAGGGCGTACAACTGAGACTGGTCGGAAGCCAGCGTATCGCAGCGGCCGGAATCCAGCGCTTTGGCGCTTTCGTCAGAGCGGTCGAAGGTCACCGGAGTGTATTTCATGTTGTGGGTTTTGAAGTAGTCGGCCACGTTCAGTTCGGTGTCGGTGCCGGCCTGGATACAAACGGTTGCGCCGTCCAGCTCTTTGGCGCTTTTCAGTCCGGCTTTGTTATGGGTCAGGAAGCCGATACCGTCGTAGTAGGTCACGCCGGTGAACAGCAGGCCCATGCCGCCGTCACGGGAGGAGGTCCAGGTGGTATTGCGGGACAGCAAATCCACTTCGCCGGACTGCAGGGCGGTGAAACGCTCTTTGGCGGTCAGCGGGGTGAATTTGACTTTATTGGCATCGCCAAAAATGGCCGCAGCGACACCGCGGCAGACGTCAACGTCGATACCGGAGTATTTGCCGTTGGCATCGGCATACGAGAAACCAGGAAGTCCATCGCTGATACCGCACTGCACGAACCCTTTCTTCTGAATTGCATCAAGAGTTGCGCCTGCGTGTGCCTGGTTGATGAAGGCAAACAGTGAAGCGCTGGCGACCAGCGTGGACATAATCACTTTTTTCATAATCATCGTATGTGCCTAATGTAATAGTAATGTGCTGTTGTGTTTTGGCGCAGTCATGGCTGCGCCTGCTCTGTCTGTCGGCGTTGTGTCCCGGAAACGGGGCCGTCGTTATCAGAAAGCAAAAACGATGCCAGCTTGTAATCACAGTCATACAGTCAGGAAACTAAATCGTATCAGTGGCGAACCGTGATAAATCGGGGCTATGGAGGGATAAATGAAAGGCATAGGGTGCACCAAAATGGATGAATTGTGCTGTGGGCGATCCAATTTGGTGCAACTTGCGTAAAAACCGGGGGTTAGCGTACTAATGCTGCCTCAAGGAGAGCAATGGCCAGCGGCGGCGCTATCTCTTTTAGTGCAGCGCGTTCTGGCTGAAACAAGGTGCCGACAAAAAACGGATGGTCGGTGAGTTCGACGGCGCGAATATCGCCGTTGTCATCCACGCCAGATACGCGTACACCGGCGGCGGTGAACGCATCCCGAAACGCTTCGTTGATGCCGTAGCGGCAGCGGTAGCCTTCGGTGATCGCGTCGCGACCGTAAGCGCGGCCGATGCGTGAATCGGGAGACAGGCGAATATCGCCCTGTTTTTCCACCATTTCACATTGCAATGGCGCAATCACCGCACGACCTTCCGGGGTGACTTCCGCATTATTGGCGTCATGCCAGCCCAGTACATGGCGAGCGTATTCGAGCAGCGCATACTGACAACCCCCGCAGGTGCCCAGAAAAGGGATATGCGTTTCGCGGGCAAAACGGATGGCCTGCAGGATATTGTCATCGTGACGGTACGGGCTGGCGGGAACGCACCAGACGGCATCGAAAGCGTCAAGCTGGCTGGCCGGCGACAGCCGTTCGCTGTCGATCCAGTGGTACTGAACAGTGAGGCCAAGCTGATGGGCGGCAAGGTCGAGAGCGGGCGGGATAGCCTGATGGGCGGTGACGGCAGGGGTGTAGTCACCTATCAGCGCGATTCTGGCAATCTGTTTCATGACATTCTCCGGCTGGTAAAGCCAAAGGCTACGGTAAACCGGGGTTCATGTCGAGATCACTAATCTGATGGCGGATGATGATGAAGGCAGACCCGTTGAACCGGCCTGCCCGTCGCTTATCAATGCACGATGTGGCGTTGGTAGTATTTTTCCAGCCGCGTCTGCAGTTTGCTCAGCACGGTGCTGAACAGCAGATAGATGAGTGCGGCTTCGATATAGAGAATCAGCGGCTCGTAGGTCACCGACACGATACGCTGCGCGGCCAGAAACATTTCAGGCACCGTGATCACGGCGGCCAGCGAGGTGTCCTTGACCAGCGAAATAAAGGTATTAGCCAGCGGCGGCAGCGACACGAATACCGACTGCGGCACGATCACCCAGCGGATGGCCTGTGCGCCGCTCATGCCGAGTGAATAGGCGGCGTTCCACTGTCCTTTGGGGACGGAAAGGATCGCGCCGCGCACGATTTCCGAGCTGTAGGCGCCGACGTTAAGGCTGAAACCAATCAGCGCTGCGGGAAAGGCGTCCAGCGTGATGCCGGCGTTGGGTAAGCCATAGAAAATCAGGAACAGCTGGACCAGTAGCGGCGTGCCGCGAATCACCCACACATAAAAGTCGCAAATCCGCTTGAGCGGTTTCGGGCCGTACAGGCGCAGCAAGGCGACCAGCACACCGATCATCAACCCGAGGACAAAGGAAAGAATCGCGAGAGGAACGGTGAATGTCAGCCCAGCAGAAAGCAGACTCCAGAAGGAGTCTGCCATGAGTTGTAGCCATGATGGCATCTAAAATAACTCCGATATCAATGCATTATTTGGAAACGTCTTGTCCAAAGTATCGCACAGAAATCGTCTTATAGGTGCCGTCAGCTTTGATTTGATCCAACGCGTTGTTCAGCGCGTCCACCAGTTGCGGTTGGTTTTTGCGTACCAGAATGGCGGACGGATCGCCGCTTTCGGCGGTGGCAGCCACTTTCACGTTGGCGTCCGGTTTGTGTTTTTTGAAGTCCAGGAATGACAGGTTATCGTTCAGGGTAGCTTCGGCGCGGCCGCTCAGCACCAGCTCCAGCGACTGGTTGAAGCCGTCGGTCGGCACGATTTCCGCACCGTAGCTGGTCGCCAGCTTGGAATAATTGCTGGTCAGGCTCTGGGCGGATTTGTGGCCTTTCAGATCGTTGAACGATTTGATGCGGGTGTTATCGCCCCGCACGATCAGCACGGATTTGGCGTCGATATACGGTTTGGTGAAGTCATACTTCACCTGACGTTCTTTGGTTACGCCCACCTGGTTAATCACGGCGTCATAGCGTTTGGCGTCCACGCCGGCAATCAGCCCGTCCCAGCGGCCCTCGACGAATTCAGCTTTTACGCCCAGTTTTTCCGCCACGGCGCGGCCGACATCCACATCGAAACCGACCAGTTTGCCGGAAGCATCATGGTAGGTGTAAGGCGCATACGTGCCCTCGGTACCAAATTTAATCACACCCGCGGCCTTGATGGCGCTGAGATCGTCCTGAGCCTGTGCCAGCGCGCTGGTAACCAGTAAGGCGCCGGTAAGTAATGCTAAGCGAGATTTTTTCATCATAGTTCCTGCCAGGTATGGCTATTGTCGTTGTAAGTCAGAAATGCTGCGAATTTACGTGATGTCATGATGTTTGCCAAGTACATAAAGACATGGCTTATATCTGCTATGAATATAGTGAGCGCCGGTATTTTTTACCACTGAGGACCGCGGATTAGCATCGCGAGGAAGGCGTGATATACGGTGGTAACAATCGGTCGCCAGACTTGTTCTTTCCCGCCGTAGTCTGTTGCCTGAGGAGGCGCTATGAAGCTCAGACTTGCCAGCTATAACGTTGAAAACCTGTTTCACCGTACCGCTATTCTCAACCTGCCCGACCCGCAGCAAAGCAGTGAATTGCTGGAAAAAGTACGCCAGTTGCAAACGCTGCTGGATGCCGATAAGTATGACGACGCCCTGAAAGACCGGGTCTTTAGCCTGACCAGCAATCTCCAGCCCTACGTTGACCTTCGCGTCGATGGCGGATCGCTCGGCAGTTGGAAAAACGAGGCGGGCAAGACCGGATTCCGGATTAACAAGAGCTGCCAGGGGCGAGGTGACTGGCTGGGCGAGCTGGTTTTTCGTGCCGAAGCGTTCGGCG is a window of Dickeya solani IPO 2222 DNA encoding:
- a CDS encoding amino acid ABC transporter substrate-binding protein, with amino-acid sequence MKKSRLALLTGALLVTSALAQAQDDLSAIKAAGVIKFGTEGTYAPYTYHDASGKLVGFDVDVGRAVAEKLGVKAEFVEGRWDGLIAGVDAKRYDAVINQVGVTKERQVKYDFTKPYIDAKSVLIVRGDNTRIKSFNDLKGHKSAQSLTSNYSKLATSYGAEIVPTDGFNQSLELVLSGRAEATLNDNLSFLDFKKHKPDANVKVAATAESGDPSAILVRKNQPQLVDALNNALDQIKADGTYKTISVRYFGQDVSK
- a CDS encoding amino acid ABC transporter substrate-binding protein, with translation MKKVIMSTLVASASLFAFINQAHAGATLDAIQKKGFVQCGISDGLPGFSYADANGKYSGIDVDVCRGVAAAIFGDANKVKFTPLTAKERFTALQSGEVDLLSRNTTWTSSRDGGMGLLFTGVTYYDGIGFLTHNKAGLKSAKELDGATVCIQAGTDTELNVADYFKTHNMKYTPVTFDRSDESAKALDSGRCDTLASDQSQLYALRIKLGKPADFVVLPEVISKEPLGPVVRRGDEDWYAIVRWTLFAMLNAEEMGITSQNVDQMAAKPTTPDMSHLLGKEGNYGKDLKLPADWAYKIVKQVGNYGEVFERNVGQGSELKIKRGLNELWNKGGIQYAPAIR
- a CDS encoding amino acid ABC transporter permease, encoding MPSWLQLMADSFWSLLSAGLTFTVPLAILSFVLGLMIGVLVALLRLYGPKPLKRICDFYVWVIRGTPLLVQLFLIFYGLPNAGITLDAFPAALIGFSLNVGAYSSEIVRGAILSVPKGQWNAAYSLGMSGAQAIRWVIVPQSVFVSLPPLANTFISLVKDTSLAAVITVPEMFLAAQRIVSVTYEPLILYIEAALIYLLFSTVLSKLQTRLEKYYQRHIVH
- a CDS encoding CTP synthase yields the protein MKQIARIALIGDYTPAVTAHQAIPPALDLAAHQLGLTVQYHWIDSERLSPASQLDAFDAVWCVPASPYRHDDNILQAIRFARETHIPFLGTCGGCQYALLEYARHVLGWHDANNAEVTPEGRAVIAPLQCEMVEKQGDIRLSPDSRIGRAYGRDAITEGYRCRYGINEAFRDAFTAAGVRVSGVDDNGDIRAVELTDHPFFVGTLFQPERAALKEIAPPLAIALLEAALVR